One genomic window of Synergistes jonesii includes the following:
- a CDS encoding electron transfer flavoprotein subunit alpha/FixB family protein — protein MRRGSVSVGGVMVCGEVRRGRIHSVTMELAGKGRELADKKDTQVSCLLFFNELLDDPADLFYYGVNRVLAVRHESLKYFNQEIAAKLLAHIVGIYLPEIVLAPATTAGRTYLPAAAAMLHTGLTADCTGLDIDEESGLLLQTRPAIGGNVMATIKTPDYVPQMSTVRPKTFRIPPRMERGGEIVYPEVPTDIFESRIEVMSVEYSDDGDSNIQDKDVIISGGKGLKRAENFAIVRRLAELLDGGVGASRPTVEAKWIGYPHQVGLSGKIVSPKFYLAAGISGAVQHLAGMQTAQKIVAINKDPDAPIFRVADIALCGDAADILPRLTKRITEEMGQR, from the coding sequence ATGCGCAGAGGTTCGGTAAGTGTCGGCGGTGTGATGGTATGCGGTGAGGTGCGCCGCGGAAGGATACATTCGGTTACGATGGAATTGGCAGGAAAGGGCAGGGAACTTGCGGATAAGAAAGATACACAGGTATCTTGCCTGCTTTTTTTTAACGAGCTGCTCGACGATCCGGCCGACCTTTTTTACTACGGCGTCAACCGTGTGCTGGCGGTGCGTCATGAATCGCTGAAGTACTTCAACCAGGAGATCGCCGCCAAGCTGCTGGCGCATATTGTCGGGATATATCTTCCTGAGATAGTGCTGGCTCCCGCCACTACGGCGGGACGTACTTACCTGCCGGCGGCCGCGGCTATGCTCCATACCGGGTTGACCGCGGACTGTACCGGACTGGATATAGACGAAGAGAGCGGCCTTTTGCTGCAGACAAGGCCGGCGATAGGCGGCAATGTAATGGCGACGATAAAGACGCCCGACTATGTGCCGCAGATGTCGACTGTTCGGCCTAAGACATTCAGAATCCCTCCGCGAATGGAACGCGGCGGCGAGATAGTATATCCCGAAGTGCCGACCGATATTTTCGAAAGCCGAATAGAAGTGATGTCGGTGGAATACAGCGACGACGGCGATAGCAACATACAGGATAAAGATGTCATTATATCGGGGGGCAAGGGACTCAAACGTGCGGAAAATTTCGCTATTGTACGCAGGCTGGCCGAGCTGCTTGACGGCGGGGTCGGCGCGTCCAGGCCGACGGTGGAGGCCAAATGGATAGGCTATCCGCACCAGGTCGGACTCTCGGGCAAGATAGTCTCGCCCAAATTCTACCTGGCCGCGGGCATCTCCGGCGCCGTTCAGCACCTTGCCGGTATGCAGACGGCGCAGAAGATCGTAGCCATAAACAAGGATCCAGACGCCCCGATATTCCGGGTTGCGGACATAGCTCTCTGCGGCGATGCGGCAGATATTTTACCGCGCCTTACGAAGCGCATAACGGAGGAGATGGGACAGCGATGA